One Deltaproteobacteria bacterium genomic window, GTTCAGCACAATCCGCGCAAGGAGCGGATCCCCGCCCAACTGATCCCCCAACAGGATCTCCACCTGAGGATACTTCTCCCGGCAGGACTCAACCACCGCCGGGATGTCTTCCCGGATATGGACCCCCATGTGAAGAAAATAGGGGATCATGAGAACCCGCTCCGCCCCCTGTTCGACACAGCGGTCGAAGGCCTCTTCGATCGTGGGAGAATTCAACTGCAGGAACCCGCACTCCACGATCGGCACCTCCCCCGCCTCCCGGATCCCGGCGGCAACGGAAAACATCCCGGCATTGGCTT contains:
- a CDS encoding sirohydrochlorin cobaltochelatase; this encodes MTEALLMIGHGSRAEEANAGMFSVAAGIREAGEVPIVECGFLQLNSPTIEEAFDRCVEQGAERVLMIPYFLHMGVHIREDIPAVVESCREKYPQVEILLGDQLGGDPLLARIVLNRFREMREAGMEGEIS